The Tubulanus polymorphus chromosome 1, tnTubPoly1.2, whole genome shotgun sequence genome contains a region encoding:
- the LOC141901437 gene encoding PH-interacting protein-like translates to MDIDVESDREEVPSLESELYFLIAKFLTTGPCVRTLQVLHEELQENKLLPRRKDWLGNEHDQNLENLLQLHKHIAPEHLLSICRRFPTILQKDVPGSVCGAKTLLGAGGQSLLRTKKDMQSTTWKGTVFSARYHGKPHLHPHNLTYPPNLCAVLEARRRTGSSRRDQVFATKLYSKLSMHCRILGHLSAVYCVAFDRSGKFIITGADEHLVKIWDAMSGRLLATLRGHNAEITDMAVNYENTLIASGSCDKLIRVFSLQTKTPVAVLAGHTGMVTSVQFCPMMRGNNRWLMSTGGDGCVCFWQLNNETRSFDPKPVKFIERSRAGAQMLCSSFSLGGTFVATGSSDHTIRVYCFNGPYPEKICELEAHTDQVDSIQYGNTWHHFVSGSRDGTARIWRYTRQEWKGVTLNMNDRLTPKSNGLESDESKGKLKVTMVSWSQDDAFVVTAVSDHSLKVWNSNNGRLAHVLQGHDDEIFVVDYHPKDYRIILSAGHDGRIILWDIIQGCVVKIFQNNLQGQGHGAVFDCKFSPDGQMFAATDSHGHLLIFGTGSSDKYQHIPSQMFFHTDYRPLIRDANHYVLDEQTQQPPHLMPPPFLVNIDGNPYPPNLQRLVPGREHCTEQHLVPAVALLPSGDQEVLDHSLAELDGEERPGESELDHRIRELQREQDGQAQAETAGENQSGEADQPAVSPKDVKKPNYVVPRLEKALARTCAKIRTAWAEEEIRYFIHERKKKPITPVKVDSSDSGSHVCTRRTQSKKKNNHNYRTRANNTSESTVVNRLTARALYDTEVEEDENSAADISENAWSDHDDNDLASSDYSDWTADAGLNLQPPKRRSNRKVRRRKQYSTDEDDDEAEPPDDENEKEDSSPAEQGSEHSSDEWQEPTPPNSASPAKRKPPPKKKREKPKKMRVKPKKIKHSPRQLNRVTELLPEYRPPEWLTANIPRKAPYFPQMGDEVIYFRQGHELYVQAVAKFNVFEIDPTKNQPWHKMRLREQELVRIVGIKYEIRPPRLCCLKLAFMDPENGTMAGPKFAIKYHDMPDVLDFLVLRQTYDTAMSYQWKPGDRFRSMIDDAWWIGTIRSQEPFHAEFPDSMFQCFNVLWDNHEVEKLSPWDLEPIDESHLPEIVDGSVPVTTAELKSLMYTPKYSEWPACGRDAECARISQCIEIIMGLSIAEEFLIPVDLSAYPRYAMEVAYPIDLNTIKERCENHFYRRVTSIQFDVRCIETNAEEFNEPNSAIVKQARIITELCLQAIKNTTCEDPMPLYGKLIKGMGLDSDVDDTTDSEANDNDRSRNVSGTSRNRVDNSLYDHDTWKKRCKELLARMMQMDDSMPFRQPVDTMQYPNYRKVIKHPMDLLTVRKKLRDDSYEDPTDFTKDVRLIFNNSKAFNTNKKSRIYSMTLRLSAMFEDQIREILEGWKSAKRIERNQRFRSRVGVMSPPSHTSIVTRHRSQALDSEPSTSRPRPVPVKRRRIVDSSEGDDEDDIKPQVKRPNVAVSVKGKLPLTNGYTKKSQARSQTVQKKSSQKQKSSVPTTSKSANSDKTSASSSNSSNSDGSGSSSSSSSGESSSSSKSSHLDSKNSHVSNTDSSDTEEYEHQQSPTKVQRKAQQKVKSYRESSDTEDDGHNSGKRQKPSRSFGTAAQQTKRAGSTSPRKSQTISQSRSAKTSNRNSKHDSSESDNESDSENHTIAKRSPRMKPRASAAALQRRTLRARTNVRYQDDDEDDNDETIARRMSRRQTQKRSYNVDSDLSDDGRFCESVSSRGRVRKLTARARAMIE, encoded by the exons ATGGATATAGATGTAGAATCAGATAGAGAAGAGGTTCCTAGTTTGGAATCAG AATTGTACTTTTTGATAGCGAAATTTCTCACTACCGGGCCGTGTGTGAGAACCTTACAG GTTTTGCATGAAGAGTTGCAAGAAAACAAG ttgttaCCAAGAAGGAAGGATTGGTTGGGTAATGAACATGAccaaaatttggaaaatttg CTTCAACTTCACAAACACATAGCTCCTGAGCATTTACTTAGCATTTGTCGAAGATTTCCTACTATTCTACAAAAAGATGTCCCAGGCAGTGTATGTGGTGCAAAGACGTTACTTGGTGCAGGGGGGCAGTCCCTTTTGCGCACCAAAAAAG ATATGCAGTCTACTACGTGGAAGGGGACTGTCTTCTCTGCAAGATATCATGGTAAACCACATCTCCATCCACACAATTTAACATATCCTCCAAATCTAT gTGCTGTTCTAGAAGCACGCAGAAGAACTGGCAGTTCAAGACGAGATCAAGTATTTGCAACAAAATTATATTCAAAGCTGTCCATGCACTGTAGAATACTGGGGCACTTGTCGGCTGTTTATTGTGTTGCTTTTGATAGATCAGGAAAGTTCATCATCACT GGTGCTGATGAACATCTAGTGAAGATTTGGGATGCGATGTCCGGTCGATTGTTGGCAACGCTACGTGGTCACAATGCCGAAATAACTGACATGGCCGTCAACTATGAAAATACTCTAATTGCTTCGGGTAGCTGTGACAAACTCATAAGAGTATTTAGTCTGCAGACTAAAACACCTGTAGCAGTGTTGGCTGGTCACACTGGAATGGTTACCTCAGTACAg TTTTGCCCGATGATGAGGGGCAACAACAGATGGCTTATGTCAACTGGTGGTGACGGTTGTGTTTGTTTCTGGCAGCTGAACAATGAAACAAGATCATTTGA CCCAAAACCAGTGAAATTCATAGAACGTTCCAGAGCTGGTGCTCAAATGCTGTGTTCATCATTTAGTCTCG GAGGGACATTTGTAGCAACTGGAAGTTCAGATCATACGATACGGGTATATTGTTTTAATGGTCCATATCCTGAGAAAATATGTGAACTTGAGGCGCACACA GATCAAGTTGATAGTATACAGTATGGCAATACATGGCATCATTTTGTGAGTGGTAGTAGAGATGGAACTGCACGAATTTGGAGATATACACGTCAAGAGTGGAAAGGAGTGACGCTAAATATGAATGATCGTTTAACCCCTAA GTCAAATGGGTTAGAATCAGATGAAAGTAAAGGGAAACTAAAAGTTACCATGGTTTCTTGGAGTCAAGATGATGCATTTGTTGTTACAGCTGTCAGTGACCATTCACTGAAAGTCTGGAATTCCAATAATGGGAGACTTGCTCATGTTCTACAG GGTCacgatgatgaaatatttgtggTTGATTACCACCCGAAAGACTATAGAATCATACTCAGTGCTGGACATGATGGACGAATCATTTTATGGGATATAATCCAGGGTTGTGTTGTGAAGATCTTTCAGAATAAT TTACAAGGTCAGGGCCATGGAGCTGTATTTGACTGTAAATTTTCTCCTGATGGTCAAATGTTCGCAGCCACTGATTCACATGGTCATCTTCTCATTTTTGGTACCGGTTCTAGTGATAAATATCAACAT ATTCCGTCTCAGATGTTCTTCCATACAGATTATCGGCCGCTGATCAGGGATGCAAATCATTATGTGCTCGATGAACAAACTCAGCAGCCTCCTCACTTGATGCCGCCACCCTTTCTCGTCAACATTGATGGGAATCCGTACCCTCCAAATTTACAACGCCTTGTGCCGGGTCGTGAACACTGTACTGAACAACATCTAGTTCCTGCTGTTGCCTTATTGCCTAGTG GTGATCAGGAAGTTTTGGACCATTCGCTGGCGGAGTTGGATGGGGAAGAACGTCCCGGTGAATCTGAACTGGATCACAGAATCAGAGAACTGCAGCGTGAACAAGATGGTCAAGCTCAGGCTG AAACAGCAGGAGAAAACCAATCAGGCGAGGCTGATCAGCCAGCTGTTTCACCAAAAGATGTAAAAAAACCAAACTATGTTGTTCCAAGACTTGAAAAAGCTCTGGCGAG GACCTGTGCTAAGATAAGGACTGCATGGGCTGAGGAAGAAATTCGATATTTCATCCATGAACGGAAGAAAAAACCAATTACTCCAGTCAAG GTCGATTCTAGTGACAGCGGAAGTCACGTCTGCACTCGACGTACGCAgtcaaagaaaaagaataatcACAATTATCGAACTCGGGCAAACAACACTAGCGAATCAACTGTTGTTAATCGTTTGACAGCGCGTGCTTTGTATGATACTGAGGTTGAG GAAGATGAAAACAGTGCAGCAGATATTAGTGAGAATGCGTGGAGTGatcatgatgataatgattt AGCTTCGAGTGATTATTCAGATTGGACCGCTGATGCTGGTTTGAATTTACAGCCACCAAAACGACGGTCAAATAGAAAGGTCAGGCGTCGAAAACAGTATTCAACTGAtgaggatgatgatgaagcGGAACCacctgatgatgaaaatgaaaaggaaGATTCATCTCCCGCTGAACAGGGCTCTGAACATTCTTCTGATGAATGGCAGGAACCAACACCACCTAATTCAGCTAGTCCTGCCAAACGAAAACCGCCTCCAAAGAAAAAGCGGGAAAAGCCCAAGAAAATGCGTGTGAAG ccaaagaaaatcaaacattcACCTCGTCAGTTAAACCGTGTGACCGAGTTACTTCCTGAATACCGTCCACCTGAGTGGTTAACTGCAAATATTCCTCGTAAAGCTCCATACTTTCCGCAAATGGGTGATGAAGTGATATACTTCCGTCAAGGTCATGAGCTATATGTGCAAGCTGTGGCAAAGTTCAATGTTTTTGAGATAGACCCGACGAAAAATCAACCATGGCATAAAATGAGACTAAGG gaacAAGAATTGGTGCGCATTGTTGGTATCAAATATGAGATTCGTCCACCCAGACTATGTTGTCTTAAATTAGCATTTATGGATCCTGAAAATGGAACAATGGCTGGACCAAAATTCGCTATCAA GTATCATGATATGCCTGATGTACTTGATTTTCTGGTGCTACGACAGACATACGACACCGCCATGTCTTACCAATGGAAGCCAG GTGATCGATTTCGTTCGATGATAGATGATGCCTGGTGGATAGGTACAATTAGATCTCAGGAACCATTCCATGCTGAATTCCCAGATAGTATGTTCCagtgttttaatgtttt GTGGGACAATcatgaagttgaaaaattaAGTCCATGGGATCTTGAACCCATTGATGAGTCTC ATTTGCCTGAGATAGTAGATGGAAGTGTACCggtcacaactgcggaactgaaATCATTGATGTACACTCCAAAATACTCAGAATGGCCAGCCTGTGGCCGTGATGCGGAATGTGCTCGTATTTCACAGTGTATTGAGATTATAATGGGACTATCTATTGCTGAAGAGTTCCTCATACCTGTTGATTTGAGTGCTTATCCTCGTTATGCGATGGAAGTTGCATATCCAATCGATCTGAATACAATCAAAGAAAgatgtgaaaatcatttctATCG AAGGGTGACTTCAATACAGTTTGATGTACGCTGCATCGAAACAAATGCCGAAGAATTCAACGAACCAAATAGCGCAATTGTGAAACAAGCTCGTATTATTACTGAACTCTGTCTACAAGCGATAAA gAATACAACTTGCGAAGACCCTATGCCTCTGTATGGCAAACTTATAAAAGGAATGGGGTTGGATAGCGATGTAGATGACACGACTGACTCTGAAGCAAACGATAATGACCGATCTAGAaat gtCTCTGGGACATCCCGGAATCGtgttgataattcattatatgaTCACGACACTTGGAAGAAAAGGTGCAAAGAGCTATTGGCAAGAATGATGCAAATGGATGACTCCATGCCATTCAGACAGCCTGTGGATACAATGCAATATCCA AACTACAGAAAAGTGATAAAACACCCTATGGATCTCCTTACTGTCAGGAAAAAATTGCGTGATGATAGTTATGAAGATCCGACTGACTTCACAAAAGATGTCAGACTTATTTTCAACAATTCAAAGGCATTTAATACGAACAAGAAATCACGG ATATATTCCATGACATTACGACTATCAGCAATGTTTGAAGATCAAATTCGGGAAATCTTGGAAGGCTGGAAATCAGCAAAACGAATTGAAAGGAACCAGAGATTCAG GAGCAGAGTTGGCGTGATGTCTCCACCATCGCATACATCAATAGTCACACGACATAGATCCCAGGCATTAGACAGTGAACCATCAACAAGTCGACCAAGACCAGTCCCAg TTAAACGACGTAGAATTGTTGACAGTAGCGAAGGTGATGATGAGGATGATATAAAACCACAAGTAAAACGTCCAAATGTAGCTGTGTCTGTGAAAG GAAAATTGCCCTTAACAAATGGTTATACAAAGAAATCTCAAGCCAGATCACAAACAGTTCAAAAAAAGTCTTCACAGAAACAAAAATCTTCAGTTCCAACTACATCGAAAAGTGCGAACAGTGATAAAACAAGTGCGAGTAGTAGTAATTCTTCGAATAGTGATGGTAGTGGCAGCAGCAGTAGTAGCAGTAGTGGTGAGAGTAGCTCATCTTCAAAGAGTTCACACTTGGATTCTAAAAATTCTCATGTCAGTAACACTGATTCATCGGATACCGAGGAATACGAACACCAACAAAGTCCAACTAAAGTGCAACGAAAAGCGCAACAGAAAGTGAAAAGTTATCGAGAATCATCGGATACTGAGGATGATGGTCATAATAGCGGCAAACGCCAAAAACCTAGTCGTTCTTTTGGTACTGCTGCGCAGCAGACAAAAAGAGCTGGGTCTACGAGCCCTCGTAAATCTCAAACTATTAGTCAAAGTAGAAGTGCTAAAACATCGAATCGAAATTCGAAACACGATAGTTCGGAATCGGATAATGAAAGCGACAGTGAAAATCATACGATTGCGAAACGTAGTCCTCGGATGAAGCCTCGCGCGAGTGCAGCTGCGCTACAACGTAGAACGTTACGAGCTCGGACTAATGTACGTTACCAAGACGACGATGAGGACGACAACGATGAAACGATCGCGAGGCGAATGAGTCGTAGGCAGACACAAAAACGCTCGTACAATGTGGATAGCGATTTATCAGACGATGGTAGATTTTGTGAAAGTGTTAGTAGCCGCGGGCGCGTGAGGAAACTGACGGCGAGAGCGAGAGCAATGATTGAATAA
- the LOC141911761 gene encoding dehydrodolichyl diphosphate synthase complex subunit DHDDS-like: MSWVRESDGGGWVHQLCRGILKTGAVPKHIAFIMDGNRRFANKRSLDRAAGHLMGFEKLAETLQWCRDLGIYEVTVYAFSIENFKRSKDEVDSLLELARQKFQKLLEEKDQLKKHGVCVRVLGNVTLLPNDIQELIADAVCSTKDNDRAFLNVCFSYTSREEICAAIRDMAEGVQLGLLDESDIDDELLEECLYTNHSPNPDLLVRTSGECRLSDFLLWQTSFSALLFDDVLWPEFSIWHLYAAVLHYQRNHKAVVQAKGLQSKDRINQRRIIDEKLILAKEHDLRFRETKDLQHHVEQFRQERARRIKTFLTYLENERTKYFETLVAKRQSNWEPQTVSTI; this comes from the exons ATGTCTtgggttagagaaagtgaTGGTGGAGGATGGGTACATCAACTCTGTAGGGGTATACTGAAAACTGGTGCTGTACCAAAACACATTGCTTTTATAATGGATGGTAATAGACGTTTTGCAAACAAAAGAAGTTTGGACCGCGCTGCAGGACATCTAATGGGATTCGAGAAATTAGCTGAG ACACTCCAGTGGTGTAGAGATTTAGGTATCTATGAAGTTACGGTGTATGCGTTCAGCATCGAAAATTTTAAACGGAGTAAAGATGAAGTCGATAGTTTATTAGAGTTGGCaagacaaaaatttcaaaaattactcGAAGAAAA GGACCAGTTAAAAAAGCATGGTGTATGTGTGCGGGTGCTTGGTAATGTCACTTTGTTACCAAATGATATACAGGAACTTATAGCTGATGCTGTATGTAGCACTAAAGACAATGATAG GGCATTCCTTAATGTATGTTTCTCATATACATCAAGGGAAGAAATATGTGCTGCAATAAGAGATATGGCGGAAGGTGTTCAACTTGGTTTATTAGACGAAAG CGATATAGACGACGAACTATTAGAAGAATGTCTGTACACAAATCATTCTCCTAATCCTGATCTTCTCGTCCGAACATCCGGGGAATGTAGACTAAGTGACTTTCTTCTGTGGCAG ACTTCTTTTTCTGCGTTATTGTTCGATGATGTACTTTGGCCAGAATTCAGCATTTGGCATTTATATGCTGCAGTTTTACATTACCAGAGGAATCACAAGGCTGTTGTG CAAGCCAAAGGTTTACAGAGTAAAGATAGAATAAATCAACGTCGGATAATTGACGAAAAACTGATTCTCGCGAAAGAACATGATTTACGTTTTAGAGAAACGAAGGATTTACAGCATCATGTTGAACAATTTCGACAAGAACGTGCACGTAGAATTAAAACATTCCTTACGTATTTAGAAAACGAACGGACTAAATATTTCGAAACACTCGTCGCAAAAAGGCAATCGAACTGGGAACCGCAAACAGTGTctacaatttga
- the LOC141901446 gene encoding fatty-acid amide hydrolase 2-A-like isoform X1: MHTCIMSGCILRSVVAWWRLTKMITMNYIEDLLGYIVTAVGRVVSAILNLIFYLIYERQRSRVPPITNDILLQSATSLAKKIRTRELTSEQVVQAFIDRVEKVNPIINACIAECYNTALEEAKAVDEILDSGNLDESYSEEKKPFLGVPISVKTAFALNGMPFSSGLVSRKNVFADFDAPIVQNAKNCGAIPIVVTNCSELCMWWESANNIYGTTKNPYNTARIVGGSSGGEGAILAAGGAVLGIGSDIGGSIRMPSFFNGIFGHKPSKGIINNEGQFPMCDGKDVDYLTSGPMCRYADDLESWFNILAGSDISNLKSSGMVDVKKLKFYYMEDDGGCPVVKSLHPELRAAHRKVVEHIQSSLGIEVETINIKEMVHSLQIWSTLMSARLTGGSSFASLMGNGVEVNVWLELLKWTIGCSKHTFPAIGLGIMERFSGNDQEFNEKMIEMCDELKEKFQKLLSDDGILLYPTHPTPAPYHNQPITMMFNFAYTAIFNVLGLPATSCPLGLGSDGVPLGIQVIASHANDYNCFAVAREIEKAFGGWVKHI, encoded by the exons TGTCGTTGCATGGTGGAGATTGACGAAGATGATCACTATGAATTATATCGAGGATTTACTCGGTTACATCGTAACGGCTGTCGGTCGGGTTGTTAGTGCGATATTGAATCTAATTTTCTACCTCATCTATGAAAGACAAAGGTCTCGTGTTCCACCGATTACGAATGATATCCTCCTCCAGTCTGCGACATCGTTGGCTAAGAAAATTCGGACGAGAGAG TTGACAAGTGAACAAGTTGTACAAGCATTTATCGATAGAGTTGAAAAAGTCAATCCTATAATCAATGCATGCATTGCTGAATGTTATAACACTGCCCTTGAAGAAGCAAAAGCAGTTGATGAAATCCTAGACTCAGGGAATTTAGATGAAAGCTACAGCGAAGAGAAAAAACCATTTCTTGGTGTTCCTATATCTGTTAAAACTGCATTTGCACTCAATG GGATGCCATTTTCATCCGGATTGGTGTCAAGAAAGAATGTATTTGCTGACTTCGATGCACCTATTGTACAAAATGCTAAAAATTGCGGAGCAATTCCAATTGTGGTGACAAATTGTAGTGAATTGTGCATGTGGTGGGAATCGGCTAATAACATATATGGAACGACAAAAAACCCCTATAATACAGCTCGCATTGTTGGTGGAAGTTCAG gAGGGGAAGGTGCGATTCTTGCTGCCGGTGGTGCCGTTCTTGGAATTGGATCTGATATTGGGGGAAGTATTCGAATGCCatcattcttcaatggtatcTTTGGGCATAAACCATCGAAGG GAATCATCAACAATGAAGGTCAGTTCCCGATGTGTGATGGCAAGGATGTTGACTACCTTACTTCTGGGCCCATGTGTAGATATGCTGATGATCTGGAGTCATGGTTCAATATTCTTGCTGGTTCAGACATATCAAACTTGAAATCATCTGGAATG GTTGATGTAAAaaagttgaagttttattATATGGAGGATGATGGAGGGTGTCCAGTTGTAAAGTCGTTGCATCCAGAATTGAGAGCCGCCCATCGAAAG gttGTTGAACATATACAGTCCAGTCTAGGAATAGAAGTTGAAACCATCAATATCAAGGAAATGGTTCACTCTCTACAAATTTGGTCTACACTTATGTCTGCCCGTCTCACTGGAGGTTCTTCATTTGCTTCGCTGATGGGCAATGGAGTTGAAGTGAACGTATGGCTTGAACTGCTAAAATGGACGATTGGCTGTTCTAAACATACTTTTCCTGCTATAGGGTTAGGAATAATGGAACGATTTTCGGGAAATGACCAAGAATTTAATgagaaaatgatagaaatgtGTGACGAATTAAAAGAGAAATTTCAGAAGCTCCTCAGTGATGATGGAATCCTTTTGTATCCAACACACCCAACACCAGCTCCTTATCACAATCAACCAATTACAATGATGTTCAACTTTGCTTATACTGCTATCTTCAATGTGCTCGGATTACCGGCGACATCTTGTCCTTTAGGTTTAGGAAGTGATGGTGTTCCACTTGGCATTCAAGTGATAGCGTCTCATGCAAATGATTATAATTGTTTTGCAGTAGCTAGAGAGATAGAGAAAGCATTTGGCGGGTGGGTTAAACATATTTGA
- the LOC141901446 gene encoding fatty-acid amide hydrolase 2-A-like isoform X2 — MITMNYIEDLLGYIVTAVGRVVSAILNLIFYLIYERQRSRVPPITNDILLQSATSLAKKIRTRELTSEQVVQAFIDRVEKVNPIINACIAECYNTALEEAKAVDEILDSGNLDESYSEEKKPFLGVPISVKTAFALNGMPFSSGLVSRKNVFADFDAPIVQNAKNCGAIPIVVTNCSELCMWWESANNIYGTTKNPYNTARIVGGSSGGEGAILAAGGAVLGIGSDIGGSIRMPSFFNGIFGHKPSKGIINNEGQFPMCDGKDVDYLTSGPMCRYADDLESWFNILAGSDISNLKSSGMVDVKKLKFYYMEDDGGCPVVKSLHPELRAAHRKVVEHIQSSLGIEVETINIKEMVHSLQIWSTLMSARLTGGSSFASLMGNGVEVNVWLELLKWTIGCSKHTFPAIGLGIMERFSGNDQEFNEKMIEMCDELKEKFQKLLSDDGILLYPTHPTPAPYHNQPITMMFNFAYTAIFNVLGLPATSCPLGLGSDGVPLGIQVIASHANDYNCFAVAREIEKAFGGWVKHI, encoded by the exons ATGATCACTATGAATTATATCGAGGATTTACTCGGTTACATCGTAACGGCTGTCGGTCGGGTTGTTAGTGCGATATTGAATCTAATTTTCTACCTCATCTATGAAAGACAAAGGTCTCGTGTTCCACCGATTACGAATGATATCCTCCTCCAGTCTGCGACATCGTTGGCTAAGAAAATTCGGACGAGAGAG TTGACAAGTGAACAAGTTGTACAAGCATTTATCGATAGAGTTGAAAAAGTCAATCCTATAATCAATGCATGCATTGCTGAATGTTATAACACTGCCCTTGAAGAAGCAAAAGCAGTTGATGAAATCCTAGACTCAGGGAATTTAGATGAAAGCTACAGCGAAGAGAAAAAACCATTTCTTGGTGTTCCTATATCTGTTAAAACTGCATTTGCACTCAATG GGATGCCATTTTCATCCGGATTGGTGTCAAGAAAGAATGTATTTGCTGACTTCGATGCACCTATTGTACAAAATGCTAAAAATTGCGGAGCAATTCCAATTGTGGTGACAAATTGTAGTGAATTGTGCATGTGGTGGGAATCGGCTAATAACATATATGGAACGACAAAAAACCCCTATAATACAGCTCGCATTGTTGGTGGAAGTTCAG gAGGGGAAGGTGCGATTCTTGCTGCCGGTGGTGCCGTTCTTGGAATTGGATCTGATATTGGGGGAAGTATTCGAATGCCatcattcttcaatggtatcTTTGGGCATAAACCATCGAAGG GAATCATCAACAATGAAGGTCAGTTCCCGATGTGTGATGGCAAGGATGTTGACTACCTTACTTCTGGGCCCATGTGTAGATATGCTGATGATCTGGAGTCATGGTTCAATATTCTTGCTGGTTCAGACATATCAAACTTGAAATCATCTGGAATG GTTGATGTAAAaaagttgaagttttattATATGGAGGATGATGGAGGGTGTCCAGTTGTAAAGTCGTTGCATCCAGAATTGAGAGCCGCCCATCGAAAG gttGTTGAACATATACAGTCCAGTCTAGGAATAGAAGTTGAAACCATCAATATCAAGGAAATGGTTCACTCTCTACAAATTTGGTCTACACTTATGTCTGCCCGTCTCACTGGAGGTTCTTCATTTGCTTCGCTGATGGGCAATGGAGTTGAAGTGAACGTATGGCTTGAACTGCTAAAATGGACGATTGGCTGTTCTAAACATACTTTTCCTGCTATAGGGTTAGGAATAATGGAACGATTTTCGGGAAATGACCAAGAATTTAATgagaaaatgatagaaatgtGTGACGAATTAAAAGAGAAATTTCAGAAGCTCCTCAGTGATGATGGAATCCTTTTGTATCCAACACACCCAACACCAGCTCCTTATCACAATCAACCAATTACAATGATGTTCAACTTTGCTTATACTGCTATCTTCAATGTGCTCGGATTACCGGCGACATCTTGTCCTTTAGGTTTAGGAAGTGATGGTGTTCCACTTGGCATTCAAGTGATAGCGTCTCATGCAAATGATTATAATTGTTTTGCAGTAGCTAGAGAGATAGAGAAAGCATTTGGCGGGTGGGTTAAACATATTTGA